One window of Drosophila busckii strain San Diego stock center, stock number 13000-0081.31 chromosome 3L, ASM1175060v1, whole genome shotgun sequence genomic DNA carries:
- the LOC108598341 gene encoding LOW QUALITY PROTEIN: poly(rC)-binding protein 3 (The sequence of the model RefSeq protein was modified relative to this genomic sequence to represent the inferred CDS: deleted 1 base in 1 codon), which produces MEDNNTSSSASGAPIKLEDPSVTLTIRLIMQGKEVGSIIGKKGEIVNRFREESGAKINISDGSCPERIVTVSGSTSSIFSAFTLITKKFEEWCSQFNDVGKVGKTQIPIRLIVPASQCGSLIGKSGSKIKEIRQTTGCSIQVASEMLPNSTERAVTLSGSAEQITQCIYQICLVMLESPPRGATIPYRPKPQVTGPVILANGQAFTIQGNYAVPTQETCPMFPLTLATGGLHAGISGLTDPLLKGAHLTGALPAHHHHLQQLPDVAKNPLASLAALGLAGMTPANPGGINHTALAALAGSQLRTANANRAQQQQHEMTVSNDLIGCIIGKGGTKIAEIRQISGAMIRISNCEEREGGNTDRTITISGNPDSVALAQYLINMSVELQKANLQDQAAQNGNGAAIAATAGTAATTATSVATAAAAAAAAAASSVVNGSSCLTAALNSSSSSSNNNSSNSSASSNSSSASYTTVSNGSQSSSNNNNNNNSSSNNNNATAAAALSGSPLASALQLLTKPGALTALSNLSALDLLSLTTLGSNGSSAAGGGGPPVQTTGVNRAKGHFATSRFRQHQTETGGEPEKARNKFNPY; this is translated from the exons ATGGAGGACAATAACACAAGCAGCAGTGCGAGCGGTGCGCCCATCAAACTCGAGGATCCATCGGTGACACTCACAATAAGGCTGATTATGCAAGGAAAG GAAGTTGGTAGTATTATTGGTAAAAAGGGTGAAATTGTCAACAGATTTCGTGAAGAG TCTGGTGCCAAAATTAACATTTCGGATGGCTCGTGCCCGGAACGCATTGTGACGGTGTCTGGCTCAACAAGCTCAATCTTCTCGGCATTTACGCTAATTACAAAGAAATTCGAAGAG TGGTGCTCGCAGTTCAATGATGTTGGCAAAGTTGGTAAAACTCAAATTCCCATACGATTGATTGTGCCCGCCAGTCAATGTGGATCGTTAATTG GCAAGAGTGGCTCGAAGATCAAGGAGATACGCCAGACCACGGGCTGCTCCATACAGGTGGCCAGTGAAATGTTGCCAAACTCAACGGAGCGTGCGGTCACTTTGAGTGGCAGCGCCGAGCAAATCACTCAATGCATCTATCAGATATGTCTTGTCATGTTGGAg TCTCCGCCACGTGGGGCAACCATACCGTATCGACCAAAGCCGCAGGTAACCGGGCCCGTTATCTTGGCCAACGGACAAGCGTTCACCATTCAAGGCAACTATGCAGTGCCCACACAAGAG ACCTGTCCAATGTTTCCGCTGACTTTGGCTACCGGTGGTCTGCATGCTGGTATTTCTGGCCTAACGGATCCTTTGTTAAAGGGAGCGCATTTAACAGGAGCGCTGCCAGCTCACCACCATCACCTACAGCAATTGCCTGAT GTTGCAAAGAATCCATTGGCCAGCTTGGCTGCCTTGGGCCTGGCCGGCATGACGCCAGCCAATCCCGGCGGTATCAATCACACAG ctCTGGCTGCCTTGGCTGGCTCGCAACTGCGCACAGCCAATGCGAATcgtgcccagcagcagcagcatgagatGACCGTGTCGAATGATTTGATTGGCTGCATCATTGGCAAGGGCGGCACCAAAATCGCTGAAATACGTCAGATCTCCGGCGCCATGATACGCATCTCCAACTGCGAGGAGCGCGAGGGCGGCAACACTGATCGCACCATCACCATTAGCGGTAATCCGGACTCGGTGGCATTGGCCCAATACTTAATCAATATGAG CGTTGAGCTGCAGAAGGCAAATCTACAGGATCAAGCAGCGCAAAACGGCAACggagctgcaattgcagcaactgctggcACTGCTGCCACCACAGCAACTAgtgtggcaacagcagccgcagcagcagcagcggcagcagccagcagcgtcgtcaatggcagcagctgcttgactGCTgcactcaacagcagcagcagcagcagcaacaacaacagcagcaatagctcggccagcagcaatagcagcagcgccagctacACAACCGTCAGCAATGGcagtcagagcagcagcaacaacaacaacaacaacaacagcagcagcaacaacaacaatgcaacagcagcagcagctttgagtGGCAGTCCACTCGCCTCGGCGCTGCAACTGCTGACCAAGCCCGGAGCTCTTACCGCGCTCTCCAAT CTCAGCGCCTTGGATCTGCTCAGCCTGACCACGTTgggcagcaatggcagcagcgctgccggcggcggcggtccGCCCGTGCAGACCACAGGAGTCAATCGTGCCAAGGGTCACTTTGCGACCTCGCGCTTCAGGCAGCACCAGACCGAGACTGGCGGCGAGCCTGAGAAGGCGCGCAACAAGTTTAATCCCTACTAG